In Deltaproteobacteria bacterium, one genomic interval encodes:
- a CDS encoding MoxR family ATPase: protein APEVLYFITYKPDLLHQFDPQSRERAYPCPRTWEFTSNILKHRNGLDPAVERALFRGAVGEAAAVEFSAFLKVWRELPHPRAVLADPGNADIPENASALMALCGSLYRLATDVTMDAIVTFAERLRREVGESLVGACVRRDPALQRSPAFIRWAAARTR from the coding sequence GCTCCCGAAGTTCTGTATTTCATCACATACAAGCCGGACCTCCTGCACCAGTTCGACCCCCAGTCCAGGGAACGCGCCTACCCGTGCCCGAGGACATGGGAGTTTACCTCAAACATCCTGAAGCACCGGAACGGCCTCGATCCGGCGGTCGAGCGGGCGCTCTTCCGGGGCGCGGTGGGGGAGGCCGCGGCGGTGGAGTTCTCGGCGTTCCTGAAGGTGTGGCGGGAGCTGCCCCATCCCAGGGCGGTGCTCGCCGACCCCGGGAACGCGGACATCCCGGAGAACGCAAGCGCCCTGATGGCGCTCTGCGGTTCACTCTACCGGCTCGCGACAGACGTGACCATGGACGCCATCGTCACGTTCGCGGAGCGGCTCAGGCGGGAGGTGGGAGAGTCGCTGGTCGGGGCGTGCGTGCGCCGGGACCCGGCGCTCCAGCGCTCGCCCGCCTTCATCCGCTGGGCCGCGGCCAGGACCCGGTGA